One genomic window of Providencia hangzhouensis includes the following:
- the citC gene encoding [citrate (pro-3S)-lyase] ligase: MFENITFNQVKRHENRKLAEITQFLKENDLELDSSIDVFITISRNEKLIACGGLAKNVIKCVAISDDARGEGLALKLATELVNLAYENNTTHLFIYTKFQNESLFQQCGFHTIATVPDIMVLMENSCCYLKRYIESLKAQRKEGKKIGSIVMNANPFTLGHRYLIEQAAKACDWLHLFVVKEDTSRFPYKVRLNLIEAGTKGIENLTIHKGSEYIISRATFPCYFIKDKTVANNCYTEIDIKIFRQYIAPALGITHRFVGSEPFCQVTNQYNQDMRFWLKTDAMNFPPIELIEFPRTIINGTAVSASQVRRLLAKKDLAAIKPIVPEATYQYLQEMVANQVASAQSHTESSELAIGEI, encoded by the coding sequence ATGTTCGAAAACATAACGTTTAACCAAGTAAAACGTCATGAGAACAGGAAACTTGCTGAAATAACTCAGTTTTTAAAGGAAAACGATTTAGAACTTGATTCAAGTATTGACGTTTTTATTACGATTTCTCGCAATGAAAAATTAATTGCGTGTGGAGGATTAGCAAAAAATGTTATTAAATGCGTTGCTATTAGCGATGATGCTCGAGGTGAAGGCCTTGCATTAAAATTAGCAACAGAACTGGTTAATCTTGCTTACGAAAATAATACAACTCATTTATTTATTTATACCAAATTTCAAAATGAAAGCTTATTCCAACAATGTGGTTTTCATACCATTGCCACAGTTCCTGATATTATGGTATTGATGGAAAATAGTTGCTGTTATCTAAAACGTTATATCGAAAGTTTAAAAGCACAACGTAAGGAAGGAAAAAAAATTGGCTCAATCGTTATGAATGCCAACCCCTTCACTCTTGGGCATCGTTATTTAATAGAGCAAGCTGCGAAGGCCTGTGATTGGCTACATCTATTTGTTGTCAAAGAAGATACATCACGTTTTCCTTATAAAGTTAGATTAAATTTAATTGAAGCAGGAACCAAAGGAATAGAAAATCTTACTATTCATAAAGGTTCGGAATATATTATTTCTCGAGCGACTTTTCCTTGTTACTTTATTAAAGATAAAACAGTTGCTAATAACTGTTATACCGAAATCGATATTAAGATTTTTCGTCAATATATTGCCCCTGCTTTAGGGATAACCCATCGATTCGTAGGCTCGGAACCTTTTTGCCAAGTCACCAACCAATATAACCAAGACATGCGCTTTTGGTTAAAAACCGATGCTATGAATTTTCCACCTATAGAACTCATTGAATTTCCGCGAACAATCATCAATGGAACGGCTGTTTCTGCCTCACAAGTTAGACGATTGCTCGCTAAAAAAGATCTTGCGGCGATTAAGCCGATTGTGCCTGAGGCAACCTATCAATATTTACAAGAGATGGTCGCCAATCAAGTCGCATCTGCTCAAAGCCACACCGAAAGTTCTGAATTAGCCATAGGTGAAATATGA
- the citG gene encoding triphosphoribosyl-dephospho-CoA synthase CitG has product MQPIKQLSHINEKLTRYYSQLAWQAMLAEVNLTPKPGLVDKHNTGAHKDMALTDFHLSANAIATHFPRFLQAGAQYKNCPIAQLLPYIRPIGMDCERSMFRATKGVNTHKGSIFSLGLVLTAIGRLIAQQQCVSPENVSLLVASMCKGITNELKQKTEKPTAGQRLYQSHGLTGARGEAEGGYSLVIKHSLPYYLQQLAKGKLADIALLDTLILLMSLNDDTNIVNRGGVNGLAWVKQRAEQLLIAGINTRDDLVKVKHFDNECIQLNVSPGGSADLLILTWFFARLPNHSFI; this is encoded by the coding sequence ATGCAACCTATTAAACAACTCAGCCATATCAATGAAAAATTAACTCGCTATTACAGCCAATTAGCATGGCAAGCGATGTTGGCCGAAGTGAATTTAACCCCTAAGCCCGGGTTAGTTGATAAACACAATACCGGTGCCCATAAAGATATGGCATTGACTGACTTTCATTTAAGTGCCAATGCCATCGCGACACATTTTCCACGATTTTTACAGGCAGGCGCTCAATATAAAAATTGCCCTATAGCGCAACTATTACCTTACATTCGCCCTATTGGAATGGATTGCGAAAGGTCGATGTTCCGTGCAACAAAAGGCGTTAATACCCATAAAGGCAGTATTTTTTCCTTAGGTTTAGTCTTAACCGCAATAGGTCGTTTGATTGCACAACAACAATGTGTCTCACCGGAAAATGTCAGCTTATTGGTTGCTAGTATGTGTAAGGGAATTACCAATGAACTTAAACAAAAAACCGAAAAACCCACCGCAGGCCAGCGTTTATACCAGAGCCATGGGCTAACGGGTGCAAGAGGTGAAGCCGAAGGCGGTTACTCGTTAGTAATCAAACATTCACTTCCTTATTATTTACAGCAACTTGCTAAAGGCAAACTAGCCGATATTGCCCTACTTGATACCTTGATTCTATTAATGAGCCTGAATGACGATACGAATATTGTCAACCGTGGGGGTGTCAACGGCTTAGCATGGGTAAAACAACGGGCGGAACAGTTATTAATTGCTGGTATCAATACCCGTGATGACTTAGTTAAAGTTAAACATTTTGATAATGAATGTATTCAGCTAAATGTGAGCCCAGGGGGAAGTGCAGACTTATTAATTCTAACTTGGTTCTTTGCGCGATTACCCAATCATTCTTTTATTTAA
- a CDS encoding AAA family ATPase, whose protein sequence is MSWQLTQCRDWAQLEKQFDFVRDMQYVLQDRLHHAEGNVAIHTQMVLAALEDLPEYQQLPELKQQIVWAAALLHDVEKRSTTKEDEEGRIHSPGHAKKGELSVRNILFRQIETPFAIREQIAALVRFHGLPLWLMEKPDPERTLFAASLRVEMPLLCMLAKADAIGRTCEDKAELLVRIELFELFCREQGCWDKPKSFASPAGRFHYFHHQKGTTDYQPFEEIGSEVIMLCGLPGMGKDHFSKQFYPQTAVVCLDDIRREHKINPADKNAQGWVAQQAKEQAKRLLRTKTHFIWNATSLSASLRGTMISLFERYQAKIHLVYLEVPFKQWRQQNQQRKYAVPEQVMEKMAGKLELPTPDEAHQVSYYIDGNFEPLFAEK, encoded by the coding sequence ATGAGTTGGCAATTAACCCAATGTCGTGATTGGGCGCAGCTTGAAAAACAGTTCGATTTTGTGCGTGATATGCAATATGTGCTGCAAGACCGTTTGCACCATGCGGAAGGTAATGTGGCCATTCACACTCAAATGGTGTTAGCGGCTTTGGAAGATTTACCTGAATATCAACAGCTTCCAGAACTTAAACAACAAATCGTTTGGGCGGCAGCGTTGCTACATGATGTTGAAAAACGCAGTACGACAAAAGAAGATGAAGAGGGGCGGATTCATTCGCCTGGACATGCTAAAAAAGGTGAATTATCTGTACGAAATATATTATTTCGACAAATAGAAACACCTTTTGCTATTCGTGAACAGATTGCGGCTTTAGTTCGATTTCATGGTCTACCGCTTTGGTTAATGGAAAAGCCAGATCCTGAACGTACATTATTTGCGGCATCATTGCGCGTTGAAATGCCTTTATTGTGCATGTTAGCGAAAGCTGATGCGATAGGGCGTACATGTGAAGATAAAGCGGAATTATTAGTTAGAATCGAGCTATTTGAATTATTTTGTCGTGAGCAGGGCTGTTGGGACAAACCTAAATCATTCGCTTCACCAGCTGGGCGCTTCCATTATTTTCATCATCAAAAAGGCACTACGGATTACCAACCTTTTGAAGAGATAGGGAGCGAAGTGATTATGCTATGTGGTTTGCCGGGGATGGGAAAAGACCATTTTAGCAAACAGTTTTACCCACAAACGGCAGTCGTGTGTTTAGATGATATTCGCCGAGAACATAAAATCAACCCAGCAGATAAAAATGCACAAGGGTGGGTAGCTCAGCAAGCTAAAGAGCAAGCAAAACGATTGTTACGCACTAAAACACATTTTATTTGGAATGCAACATCATTAAGTGCCTCTTTACGGGGAACCATGATCAGCTTATTTGAACGTTATCAAGCCAAAATCCATTTAGTTTACTTGGAAGTGCCATTTAAACAGTGGCGGCAACAAAATCAACAACGTAAGTATGCAGTGCCGGAGCAAGTTATGGAAAAAATGGCAGGGAAGTTGGAGTTGCCAACGCCAGATGAGGCACATCAAGTTTCCTATTATATTGATGGCAATTTTGAACCGTTATTTGCAGAAAAATAA
- a CDS encoding anion permease encodes MQKEKIWKLFVLIAIPIIIALIPTPAALPHIAWLLFGLYLAAIVGLVLKPYSEPVILLATIAASAVIIGVTGTKDVKASEVLSGYASGTTWLVFAAFTLSAAFVITGLGKRLSYILIGKLGGTTLGLGYVTAILDLIIAPATPSNTARAGGIVFPIINSVAVALGSDPEKSPRKAGHYLLVNVYMVTKTTSYMFLTAMAPNALALAMMSDIMGIHLSWGGWALAASVPGLIMLILTPLMIYKLYPPELKKVNNKEIAAKGLEDLGPMTMREKLLGIVFVIALCGWIFSDLIGVSASSVAIAVMALTLILGVVTWDDVLKNKGGWNTLIWYGGIISMSGVLTKAGFFKWLADTMSQYLSFGDQAMLAFFVIMFISVAIRYLFASGGAYVAAMVPVFATVGMVAGAPPMLLALGLLFSNAYGGSVTHYGGAAAPIVFGAGYNDIRSWWIIGGLVAFISLFVHMTIGLGWWEILISTGLI; translated from the coding sequence ATGCAAAAAGAAAAAATATGGAAGCTATTCGTGTTAATAGCCATTCCAATTATTATTGCTTTAATACCAACACCAGCGGCCCTACCACATATTGCGTGGTTGCTATTCGGTCTTTATCTTGCCGCCATTGTTGGGCTGGTACTTAAACCATATTCAGAGCCTGTTATTTTATTAGCCACGATTGCTGCAAGTGCGGTAATTATTGGGGTAACGGGTACTAAAGATGTCAAAGCAAGCGAAGTTTTAAGCGGATATGCATCCGGTACGACATGGCTTGTATTTGCTGCATTTACTCTGAGTGCTGCCTTTGTTATTACTGGTTTAGGTAAACGTCTTTCTTATATTTTGATTGGTAAATTAGGCGGTACAACATTAGGGCTCGGTTATGTAACCGCAATCCTTGATTTAATTATCGCTCCTGCGACGCCATCGAATACAGCACGTGCTGGGGGAATTGTTTTCCCAATTATCAATAGTGTGGCCGTTGCTTTAGGGTCTGATCCAGAAAAAAGCCCACGTAAAGCAGGTCACTACCTCCTCGTCAACGTGTATATGGTGACCAAAACCACCAGCTATATGTTCTTGACAGCAATGGCGCCGAATGCACTCGCCCTTGCCATGATGAGTGACATTATGGGCATCCATTTAAGTTGGGGCGGATGGGCACTTGCCGCCTCTGTACCGGGTTTAATCATGCTGATTTTGACGCCGTTAATGATCTACAAACTGTATCCGCCTGAGTTGAAAAAGGTGAATAACAAAGAGATCGCAGCTAAAGGCCTTGAAGATTTAGGCCCAATGACTATGCGTGAAAAATTGCTGGGGATTGTCTTTGTTATCGCGCTGTGCGGCTGGATTTTCTCTGACCTTATCGGTGTTAGCGCGTCTAGCGTCGCGATTGCGGTCATGGCATTAACCCTGATCCTCGGTGTTGTAACTTGGGATGACGTACTGAAGAATAAAGGCGGCTGGAATACCCTGATTTGGTACGGTGGTATTATCAGTATGTCAGGCGTACTCACAAAAGCAGGCTTCTTCAAGTGGCTCGCAGATACCATGAGCCAATACCTTTCTTTCGGTGACCAAGCGATGCTGGCGTTCTTTGTCATCATGTTCATCAGTGTTGCCATTCGCTACTTATTCGCCTCTGGTGGTGCCTACGTTGCAGCCATGGTGCCGGTATTTGCCACTGTAGGTATGGTTGCAGGGGCTCCTCCGATGTTGCTCGCTCTGGGCTTACTGTTCTCGAATGCTTATGGCGGAAGCGTAACGCACTATGGTGGTGCAGCAGCACCTATCGTATTCGGTGCAGGTTATAACGATATCCGTTCTTGGTGGATCATCGGCGGGTTAGTTGCCTTCATTAGTTTATTCGTTCACATGACTATCGGTTTAGGTTGGTGGGAAATTTTAATTAGTACTGGATTAATTTAA
- the citX gene encoding citrate lyase holo-[acyl-carrier protein] synthase, which yields MFYPLPDTQEQFEISLPELLDSRDARQARQQAWIGLHQVTLISFTVVFPGAVKDNSLVRHVFNQGLNALEQIASCGQWVFLSQQSWAFKTGPECLVAVDGDAIEIKKALIHLEGSSAVGRLWDFDVFDANGQQYSRSQLNLPPRRCLICENEAKICARQRTHSLVEILDRIEELANATY from the coding sequence ATGTTTTACCCACTGCCTGATACTCAAGAGCAATTTGAAATTTCTTTACCTGAACTGTTGGATAGCCGTGATGCCCGTCAGGCTCGCCAACAAGCATGGATTGGTCTCCATCAGGTAACCTTGATTTCATTTACTGTCGTTTTTCCTGGAGCTGTCAAAGACAATTCTCTTGTTAGACATGTGTTTAATCAGGGCTTAAATGCGCTTGAACAAATTGCTTCATGCGGGCAGTGGGTGTTTTTATCACAACAATCTTGGGCATTCAAAACGGGGCCGGAATGCTTGGTCGCCGTTGATGGTGATGCTATCGAGATAAAAAAAGCGTTAATTCACCTAGAAGGATCGTCTGCTGTTGGTCGGTTATGGGATTTTGATGTGTTTGATGCGAATGGACAGCAATATTCGCGATCTCAATTAAATTTGCCACCAAGACGATGCTTAATTTGTGAAAATGAAGCAAAAATTTGTGCTCGTCAACGGACACATTCATTGGTTGAGATACTTGATCGTATCGAGGAGTTAGCAAATGCAACCTATTAA
- the citE gene encoding citrate (pro-3S)-lyase subunit beta → MTPEQKSRTRRSMLFVPGSNAAMLSNSFIYKADALMFDLEDSVTLREKDTARRLVYHALQHPLYQDIETIVRVNALDSAFGVADLEAVVRGGADIVRLPKTDTAQDVIDIESEILRIEKSCGREEGSTGLLAAIESPMGITQAVNIAHSSPRLIGIALGAEDYVRNLRTERSPDGVELLYARCAILQAARSAGIQAFDTVYSDANNEEGFLREAAHIKQLGFDGKSLINPRQIELLHNLYAPTQKEVDHAQHVVEAADAAALEGKGVVSLNGKMVDGPVIDRARLVLSRAALSGIREE, encoded by the coding sequence ATGACTCCAGAACAAAAATCACGCACACGCAGAAGTATGCTGTTTGTTCCCGGCTCCAATGCAGCTATGTTGAGCAATTCCTTTATTTATAAAGCGGATGCTTTAATGTTCGACCTTGAGGACTCCGTCACTTTGCGCGAAAAAGATACGGCTCGTCGCTTGGTTTACCATGCATTGCAGCACCCGCTTTATCAAGATATTGAAACCATTGTACGGGTCAATGCATTAGATTCCGCTTTTGGTGTTGCTGACCTTGAAGCCGTTGTTCGCGGTGGTGCGGATATCGTCCGCCTTCCTAAAACGGATACGGCACAAGATGTTATTGATATTGAAAGTGAAATCTTGCGTATAGAAAAAAGCTGTGGCCGCGAAGAAGGCAGCACAGGTTTGCTAGCCGCTATTGAATCACCAATGGGCATCACTCAAGCTGTGAATATTGCTCATTCATCACCAAGACTTATAGGCATCGCATTAGGTGCCGAGGACTATGTCCGCAATTTGCGCACCGAGCGGTCTCCAGACGGCGTAGAACTCCTCTATGCTCGGTGCGCCATTTTACAAGCCGCTCGATCAGCAGGTATTCAAGCGTTTGATACCGTTTATTCTGATGCTAATAATGAAGAAGGTTTCCTACGCGAAGCCGCTCACATTAAACAGCTCGGCTTTGATGGCAAATCATTAATTAACCCAAGACAAATTGAGTTACTTCATAATTTATATGCACCAACTCAAAAAGAAGTCGACCATGCGCAGCATGTTGTTGAAGCCGCTGATGCCGCAGCCCTTGAAGGTAAAGGCGTAGTTTCATTGAACGGAAAAATGGTCGATGGCCCAGTTATTGACAGAGCTCGCCTCGTATTATCACGAGCAGCATTATCAGGAATTCGGGAAGAGTGA
- a CDS encoding RNA ligase family protein, producing MNMQSRKYGRTYHYPFSPGTTSDDRINSDWWSHIQNINKLVHTEKLDGENNCLNRHGVFARSHGAPTQSAWSQQIRQRWQLIKDDLEDIELFGENLYAIHSIEYQHIEDYFYVFAVRQGEYWLSWEEVQFYAALFDFPTVPQLDLSLSKQMDKQEYASSLITAASLDSQFIARDTHTGKACSMEGIVSRDSQGFHVDDFMAHVFKYVRKNHVKTDIHWKRHWQRAKLAFELQGEQP from the coding sequence ATGAATATGCAATCAAGAAAGTATGGTAGAACGTATCACTATCCGTTCTCCCCTGGTACGACTAGTGATGATCGCATCAATAGCGATTGGTGGTCGCACATCCAAAATATAAACAAACTGGTTCACACAGAAAAACTGGATGGTGAAAATAATTGCTTAAACCGCCATGGAGTTTTTGCACGCTCTCATGGTGCCCCAACCCAATCGGCATGGAGCCAGCAAATTCGCCAACGTTGGCAGCTGATTAAAGATGATTTAGAGGATATCGAACTCTTCGGCGAAAACCTTTATGCAATACATTCCATTGAATATCAACATATTGAAGATTATTTCTATGTGTTTGCTGTTAGGCAAGGGGAGTATTGGCTTAGTTGGGAAGAGGTGCAATTTTATGCGGCTTTATTTGATTTTCCAACTGTCCCACAATTAGATTTATCACTCAGTAAACAGATGGATAAGCAAGAGTATGCAAGTTCATTAATTACTGCGGCATCATTAGATAGTCAATTTATTGCGCGTGATACACATACAGGGAAAGCCTGTAGCATGGAAGGGATTGTGAGCCGTGATAGCCAAGGGTTTCATGTGGATGATTTTATGGCGCATGTTTTTAAATATGTGCGTAAAAACCATGTCAAAACAGATATCCACTGGAAACGGCATTGGCAGAGAGCCAAGCTGGCCTTTGAATTACAAGGAGAACAACCATGA
- a CDS encoding 4-oxalomesaconate tautomerase has protein sequence MKKIPCTLMRGGTSKGVFLLADSLPKDTQQRDELILAIMGSGHALQIDGIGGGSPQTSKVAIISSSTHPDADIDYLFAQVSITERIVDTAPNCGNILCAVGSFAIEKGLVPITGKTTTVRIRNVNTNTFVNSTVQTPDGHVDYDGDTEIASVPGHAAAVALTFLNACGTKTGKLLPTGHAIDTIEGIDVSCIDMAMPVVLIDAPQLNKTGYETAEQLESDTEFMQKLETIRIKAGAVMGLGDVSKKVIPKPILISPAIHGGTINVRYFMPHKCHGALAVTGAIAIATSTIVPNSITQQYVHSVDMKNIAIEHLSGKFDVSLNQQGNSPEELQASIIRTARKLFEGDVYVP, from the coding sequence ATGAAAAAAATTCCTTGTACACTAATGCGTGGCGGCACCTCGAAAGGTGTATTCCTTTTAGCGGACTCTCTCCCTAAAGACACTCAACAACGGGATGAACTGATCCTTGCTATTATGGGTTCTGGTCATGCTTTGCAAATTGATGGTATTGGTGGGGGTAGCCCACAAACCAGCAAAGTCGCTATTATTAGCTCTTCAACTCATCCTGATGCTGATATTGATTATTTATTCGCTCAGGTTTCTATTACTGAACGTATTGTTGATACCGCACCAAATTGCGGAAATATTCTTTGTGCCGTGGGTTCCTTTGCGATTGAAAAGGGGTTAGTTCCTATTACTGGTAAAACAACCACTGTCAGGATCCGTAATGTCAATACGAACACTTTCGTCAACTCTACGGTGCAAACGCCTGATGGCCATGTGGATTATGATGGTGATACCGAAATTGCTAGTGTACCCGGCCATGCCGCGGCTGTTGCCCTGACATTTTTAAATGCGTGTGGAACAAAAACAGGAAAATTGCTTCCTACTGGTCATGCTATTGATACCATTGAAGGCATTGATGTCAGTTGTATTGATATGGCAATGCCTGTGGTATTAATTGATGCTCCTCAGCTCAATAAAACTGGTTATGAAACTGCGGAGCAACTTGAATCCGATACCGAATTTATGCAAAAGCTGGAAACTATTCGTATAAAAGCCGGGGCAGTGATGGGGCTTGGTGATGTGAGCAAAAAAGTTATTCCTAAACCCATATTGATTTCACCCGCCATTCACGGTGGAACCATTAATGTCCGCTATTTTATGCCGCATAAATGCCATGGCGCTCTTGCCGTGACTGGTGCTATTGCCATTGCCACAAGTACTATTGTTCCTAATAGTATTACCCAGCAATATGTTCACTCTGTTGATATGAAAAACATTGCTATTGAGCATTTAAGTGGCAAATTTGACGTGTCGTTAAACCAACAAGGCAACTCACCGGAAGAGCTTCAAGCTTCAATTATTCGAACTGCAAGAAAACTCTTTGAAGGCGATGTCTACGTTCCTTAA
- a CDS encoding VanW family protein, with protein MIYWLMISIRFVMRRPLSSYHPILYWLRVTQKRLARRLHWAFSAKYYAKLKSNERLEYRYNKHTSKLIRKLGESDLRLQYNKVTNLRIAAEAMNGVIIYPGEYFSFCRLVGKPTARRGFLEGMELSFGEARSGIGGGICQLSNLIHWMVLHSPLQVVERANHSFDPFPDEGRVLPFGSGAAIFYNYIDLVFYNPTQSAFQLVFNIAEHQLEGELLSCTSREHKYHIYEKNHKFTRENEVIYRHNEIWQKVTTKGQEPITLQDNCLYRNKVVVKYSLDENCITVE; from the coding sequence ATGATTTATTGGTTAATGATATCAATAAGGTTTGTTATGCGTAGGCCGCTTTCTTCTTATCATCCTATTCTCTATTGGCTGCGTGTCACCCAAAAACGTTTAGCTCGACGATTGCATTGGGCATTTTCCGCCAAATATTATGCGAAATTAAAATCCAATGAACGTCTTGAGTATCGCTACAACAAGCACACATCTAAGCTGATCCGTAAATTAGGTGAGTCAGACCTACGTTTACAATACAACAAAGTGACAAACTTACGTATTGCTGCAGAAGCGATGAATGGAGTCATCATCTACCCAGGGGAATACTTCTCATTTTGTCGGCTCGTTGGAAAACCAACTGCGCGCAGAGGTTTTCTTGAAGGTATGGAACTTTCGTTTGGTGAGGCTCGTTCAGGGATTGGCGGGGGAATTTGTCAACTGAGTAATTTAATTCATTGGATGGTATTGCATTCTCCATTACAAGTGGTTGAGCGTGCTAATCATAGTTTTGACCCATTTCCAGATGAAGGGCGGGTATTGCCTTTTGGTTCTGGGGCGGCAATTTTTTATAATTATATCGATTTGGTTTTTTATAATCCGACACAAAGTGCTTTTCAGTTGGTATTTAATATTGCAGAACATCAACTCGAAGGGGAGTTATTGAGCTGCACTTCTCGTGAACACAAATACCATATTTATGAGAAAAACCATAAATTTACCCGAGAGAATGAAGTTATATACCGTCATAATGAAATTTGGCAAAAAGTGACAACCAAAGGACAAGAACCTATCACTCTGCAGGATAATTGTTTGTATCGTAATAAAGTGGTAGTGAAATATTCCCTAGATGAAAATTGTATAACAGTTGAATAG
- the citF gene encoding citrate lyase subunit alpha, with protein sequence MTNNTQRQARVSAYLQPNTDDVLREFKDIGKVQQQVQKPRNRKLCDDLQVAIRRSGLKDGMTISFHHAFRGGDLTVNMVMQVIAEMGFRNLTLASSSLSACHSPLVEHIRHGVIRKIYTSGIRGPLAEAISRGELEEPVQIHSHGGRANLIHSGELVIDVAFIGVPSCDEYGNANGYTGTACCGSLGYAKIDAETAKKVVMLTEEIRDYPHNPSSIKQDEVDYIVKVKRVGDADKIGADATRMTSNPRELLIARTAADVIEKSGYFKDGFSLQTGTGGASLAVTRFLEDKMRRHNIQAGFALGGITSTIVDLHEKGLIRKLLDVQSFDKAAAESLARNPNHIEISANQYACFDSKGASVDMLDVVVLSALEIDTRFNVNVLTGSDGVIRGASGGHSDTAVASKLSIIVAPLVRGRIPTLVDEVLTCVTPGSSVDILVTDHGITVNPARPELKQQLESQGIKTVSMSWLRERAQLLTGTPNPIEFTDKAVAVVRYRDGSIIDVVHQVKE encoded by the coding sequence ATGACAAATAATACTCAGCGCCAGGCTCGCGTATCAGCCTACTTACAACCAAATACTGACGATGTACTACGTGAATTTAAAGATATTGGTAAAGTACAACAGCAGGTACAAAAGCCGAGAAATCGCAAATTGTGTGATGACTTGCAAGTCGCTATTCGCCGTTCTGGTCTTAAAGACGGTATGACCATTTCTTTCCATCACGCCTTTCGTGGTGGAGACCTTACGGTCAATATGGTGATGCAAGTCATTGCAGAGATGGGCTTTCGCAACTTAACACTTGCATCCAGTTCATTAAGTGCTTGCCATTCGCCACTTGTTGAACATATTCGTCATGGGGTTATTCGTAAAATTTATACCTCTGGTATCCGAGGCCCGCTCGCTGAAGCCATTTCACGTGGTGAGTTAGAAGAACCCGTACAAATCCATTCGCATGGTGGAAGAGCCAATCTAATTCATAGCGGTGAGCTAGTTATTGATGTGGCATTTATTGGCGTGCCATCATGTGATGAATACGGTAATGCAAACGGATATACCGGAACGGCCTGCTGTGGCTCTTTAGGTTATGCCAAAATTGACGCTGAAACTGCGAAAAAAGTGGTGATGTTAACGGAAGAGATACGCGATTACCCCCATAACCCATCCAGTATTAAACAAGATGAAGTCGATTATATCGTCAAAGTTAAACGCGTGGGTGATGCGGATAAAATCGGGGCAGATGCAACTCGTATGACATCGAACCCTCGTGAACTTCTGATTGCGCGTACCGCAGCGGATGTTATCGAAAAATCCGGTTATTTCAAAGATGGTTTCTCATTACAAACCGGTACTGGTGGCGCCTCTTTGGCCGTTACTCGCTTCCTTGAAGATAAAATGAGACGCCATAACATTCAAGCTGGTTTCGCACTTGGCGGTATTACCTCAACTATCGTTGATTTACATGAAAAAGGGTTAATTCGCAAATTATTAGATGTTCAAAGCTTTGATAAAGCGGCAGCTGAATCACTTGCTCGCAACCCGAATCATATTGAAATCAGTGCTAACCAATATGCCTGTTTTGATTCGAAAGGTGCTTCCGTTGATATGCTTGATGTCGTCGTACTCAGTGCGTTAGAAATCGATACACGCTTTAATGTCAATGTGTTAACAGGGTCTGACGGTGTTATTCGTGGTGCATCTGGAGGTCATAGTGATACTGCTGTAGCCTCAAAACTGTCAATTATTGTTGCTCCGCTTGTCCGAGGACGTATTCCAACGTTAGTGGATGAAGTTCTCACTTGTGTTACACCAGGTTCCAGTGTCGATATTCTTGTCACTGACCATGGTATTACGGTTAACCCTGCACGCCCTGAATTAAAACAGCAACTTGAAAGCCAAGGTATTAAAACCGTTTCAATGAGCTGGTTAAGAGAGCGAGCACAATTATTAACCGGTACTCCTAACCCAATTGAATTTACAGATAAAGCTGTTGCGGTTGTCCGTTATCGTGATGGTTCAATCATTGATGTTGTTCATCAAGTGAAGGAGTAA
- the citD gene encoding citrate lyase acyl carrier protein — protein MKIKHAAVAGTLESSDVMVRIEPLEDTQEVSIQITSSVEKQFGDAIAKIVQEVIQQHDIQGAQIIVDDKGALECVLKARLEALLARACDIDYLPWEDK, from the coding sequence ATGAAGATAAAGCACGCAGCAGTAGCTGGCACACTTGAATCAAGTGATGTCATGGTTCGCATAGAGCCACTAGAAGACACTCAAGAGGTCTCAATACAAATTACCAGTAGTGTTGAAAAACAGTTTGGGGATGCTATCGCAAAAATCGTACAAGAAGTTATCCAGCAACATGATATTCAAGGGGCACAAATCATTGTAGATGATAAAGGTGCACTAGAATGCGTACTCAAAGCCCGCTTAGAAGCCTTATTGGCTCGCGCTTGTGATATCGACTATCTGCCTTGGGAGGATAAGTAA